The following coding sequences are from one Bacillus solimangrovi window:
- a CDS encoding acetylornithine transaminase, with amino-acid sequence MSHLFETYNRFDIELVRGEGTHVVDRNGKSYLDFISGIAVSNLGHCHPKVVSAVKEQADQLWHVSNLFQSSLQERAAQLLIDSSDGDAVFFCNSGAEANEAALKLARKHTKKTKVITFKQSFHGRTFATMAATGQSKIHDGFGPKLQEFIYLPYNDLDAVAQTIDNQTAAVMLEVIQGEGGVHPANTDFLKQVESLCKQYGALLIIDEIQTGIGRTGKPFAYQHYGISPDIVTTAKGLGNGFPVGAMIGKSYLKESFGVGVHGSTFAGNNLAMAAVIATLEEVMQETFLDEVVTKGETLKQQLEASMIDCKDVITIRGKGLLLGIQCEGDCIESIRLMREQGLLVLPAGPSVIRLLPPLTVTKEECEQAIEIIKQTLKK; translated from the coding sequence ATGAGTCATCTATTCGAAACGTACAATCGCTTCGATATTGAACTCGTTAGAGGCGAAGGAACACATGTAGTTGATCGTAATGGTAAAAGCTATCTTGATTTCATTTCAGGAATCGCTGTAAGTAATCTTGGTCACTGTCACCCAAAAGTAGTAAGTGCTGTTAAAGAACAAGCAGACCAATTATGGCACGTATCAAACCTTTTCCAAAGTAGCCTGCAAGAAAGGGCTGCACAATTATTAATTGATTCATCTGATGGGGATGCTGTATTTTTCTGCAATAGTGGTGCAGAAGCAAATGAAGCAGCGTTAAAATTAGCTCGGAAGCATACAAAAAAAACAAAAGTAATAACATTTAAGCAATCATTTCACGGACGGACTTTTGCAACGATGGCAGCAACAGGACAGAGTAAAATTCATGATGGATTTGGTCCTAAGTTACAAGAATTTATTTACTTACCATACAATGATCTCGATGCAGTAGCACAGACGATTGACAATCAAACAGCAGCAGTAATGCTAGAAGTTATTCAAGGTGAAGGTGGTGTTCACCCAGCAAATACGGACTTTCTGAAGCAGGTTGAATCACTATGTAAACAGTATGGAGCTTTGCTTATCATAGATGAGATACAAACAGGAATTGGTAGAACAGGCAAACCATTTGCTTATCAACATTATGGAATATCACCTGATATTGTGACAACTGCGAAAGGGTTAGGGAACGGATTTCCTGTCGGAGCAATGATCGGAAAGTCATACTTAAAAGAAAGCTTTGGAGTGGGTGTACACGGCTCAACATTCGCGGGAAATAATTTAGCGATGGCAGCCGTAATAGCAACTCTTGAAGAAGTGATGCAAGAGACGTTTTTAGATGAAGTTGTAACTAAAGGAGAAACATTGAAACAGCAATTAGAAGCCTCAATGATAGATTGTAAAGATGTCATAACGATTCGTGGTAAAGGATTATTACTTGGAATTCAATGTGAGGGTGATTGTATAGAATCTATACGTTTAATGAGAGAACAAGGATTACTCGTATTACCAGCAGGACCTTCAGTTATTCGATTGCTTCCCCCATTAACGGTGACGAAAGAAGAGTGTGAACAGGCAATTGAAATTATTAAGCAGACTTTGAAAAAGTAA
- a CDS encoding carbamoyl phosphate synthase large subunit: MPKSNRIQSVLVIGSGPIVIGQAAEFDYAGTQACLSLKEEGCRVILVNNNPATIMTDEANADAVYFEPLTVESIEKIIAKEKPDGLLATLGGQTGLNLAFALHEQGILEKYNLELLGTPIESIKRGEDREAFRALMHELNEPVPESEIVENMEQALFFSDQVGFPIIVRPAYTLGGSGGGIAETIDEYKSLVRSGLDASPITQCLVEKSIAGFKEVEYEVMRDANDTCITVCNMENIDPVGIHTGDSIVVAPSQTLTDVEYQMLRSSSIKIIRALGIIGGCNIQFALDPNSKQYYLIEVNPRVSRSSALASKATGYPIARIAAKLSLGYTLEEVLNPVTGHTYASFEPALDYVVVKFPCWPFDKFMNADRKLGTQMKATGEVMAIDRNLESALQKAVRSLELEVDGLVMKQTTTASDDTLWGSTLKADDVRFFAILELIRRGVPIAEIANKTLIDEFFLAAFKRLIDIETEVKEMDFQAVTVDQMKTFKKYGFGDATLANMWQVSEKLVREKRKQHQIVPSYKMVDTCAAEFEANTPYFYSTWSGECEVATSNKPKVLIIGSGPIRIGQGIEFDYSSVHSVLALQEEGYETIMINNNPETVSTDYEMADRLYFEPLAIEDVMNVIEKEHVKKVIVQFGGQTAIGLVEGLEQFGIEILGTSEDVIDKLEDRERFYHFLQEVDVPHIPGETAYNATDLSSKAQKIGFPILLRPSYVIGGKGMAVLQSREELVNWLSTQSENVFPILLDAYYPGKEAEVDVLTDGEDILIPTIIEHLEKAGVHSGDSAALLPAQTLTEDEKANIIAYTKRLAQGLDFKGMMNIQFVIYKDNVYVLEVNPRASRTVPILSKVTGVNLVKLGTKLLIRKRLSDITATVGLLQDNPFITVKYPVFSTVKLAGLDPILGPEMKSTGEGIAIAETKEEAFYKAFNWNEQKNIDKKTTIFIDSDEIENGFIQLQNLVSKHGLEVSTDSFENWVKSESALALISLSKEKTETQISKRQEAIKYRLHVFTEWETVEAFLLGKQKHEYGVKTIQDWLTKKTTKEEVMK; the protein is encoded by the coding sequence ATGCCTAAATCCAATAGAATCCAATCTGTCCTTGTGATTGGATCAGGACCGATTGTTATCGGTCAAGCAGCTGAGTTCGACTATGCGGGTACACAGGCATGTCTATCTCTAAAAGAAGAAGGATGCCGAGTTATTTTAGTTAATAATAACCCAGCAACAATTATGACAGATGAAGCAAATGCTGATGCGGTTTATTTTGAACCTTTAACGGTTGAAAGTATTGAAAAAATTATCGCAAAAGAGAAGCCTGATGGATTACTTGCAACGTTAGGCGGTCAAACAGGTCTGAATCTTGCATTTGCTCTTCATGAACAAGGAATTTTAGAAAAATATAATCTTGAATTACTCGGAACACCGATTGAATCAATAAAAAGAGGAGAGGACCGTGAAGCATTTAGAGCATTAATGCATGAATTAAATGAACCTGTGCCTGAGAGTGAGATTGTTGAAAATATGGAGCAAGCACTCTTTTTCTCTGATCAGGTTGGCTTTCCAATTATTGTTCGACCAGCTTATACACTAGGTGGTTCAGGTGGTGGAATTGCGGAGACAATTGATGAATATAAGAGTTTAGTGAGAAGTGGTTTGGATGCAAGTCCAATCACACAATGTCTCGTTGAGAAAAGTATCGCAGGATTTAAAGAAGTGGAATATGAAGTGATGCGAGATGCGAATGATACGTGTATTACCGTCTGTAATATGGAGAATATTGACCCTGTCGGAATTCATACTGGAGATTCGATCGTTGTAGCTCCATCTCAAACATTAACTGATGTTGAATATCAAATGCTTCGTTCTTCATCAATTAAAATTATTCGTGCGTTAGGAATTATTGGAGGATGTAATATCCAGTTTGCACTCGATCCAAATAGTAAGCAATATTATTTAATTGAAGTGAATCCGAGGGTAAGTCGTTCATCAGCACTTGCTTCAAAAGCTACTGGTTATCCAATTGCTCGTATTGCTGCAAAGTTAAGTCTTGGTTATACACTTGAAGAAGTGTTAAATCCTGTTACAGGTCATACTTATGCGAGCTTTGAACCTGCATTGGATTATGTTGTAGTGAAATTTCCTTGTTGGCCATTTGATAAGTTTATGAATGCTGATCGAAAGCTTGGTACACAGATGAAGGCAACAGGTGAGGTCATGGCCATCGACCGTAACTTAGAAAGTGCATTACAGAAAGCTGTTCGATCACTAGAGCTTGAAGTAGACGGTCTTGTTATGAAACAAACGACAACAGCAAGTGATGACACTTTATGGGGAAGTACATTGAAAGCAGACGATGTTCGTTTCTTTGCAATTTTAGAATTGATTCGTCGTGGTGTTCCAATAGCAGAGATTGCTAATAAGACACTCATCGATGAATTCTTCCTTGCAGCATTTAAGAGACTCATTGACATAGAGACAGAGGTTAAGGAAATGGATTTCCAAGCAGTAACCGTTGATCAAATGAAGACATTTAAAAAATATGGATTTGGAGATGCAACATTAGCTAATATGTGGCAAGTATCAGAAAAGCTTGTACGTGAAAAGAGAAAACAACATCAGATTGTACCAAGTTATAAAATGGTTGATACATGTGCAGCGGAATTTGAAGCAAATACACCTTACTTTTATTCAACTTGGTCAGGTGAGTGTGAAGTAGCTACAAGTAATAAACCGAAAGTGCTTATTATCGGTTCTGGTCCAATTCGTATTGGCCAAGGAATAGAGTTTGATTACAGTTCAGTTCATAGTGTGCTTGCTCTGCAAGAAGAAGGTTATGAGACTATTATGATTAACAACAATCCAGAAACTGTAAGTACAGACTATGAAATGGCAGACCGTCTATATTTTGAACCATTAGCTATTGAAGATGTAATGAACGTGATTGAGAAAGAGCATGTGAAGAAGGTCATCGTTCAATTTGGTGGTCAAACAGCAATTGGATTAGTAGAAGGATTAGAACAGTTTGGCATTGAGATACTCGGAACGAGTGAAGATGTGATTGATAAACTTGAGGATCGAGAGAGGTTCTATCATTTTTTGCAGGAAGTAGATGTACCACATATCCCAGGTGAAACGGCTTATAATGCAACTGATTTATCGAGCAAAGCCCAGAAGATTGGATTTCCAATTTTACTTCGACCTTCTTATGTCATTGGTGGAAAAGGGATGGCGGTGCTGCAATCACGTGAAGAGCTAGTCAATTGGCTTTCAACACAGTCTGAGAATGTATTTCCAATCCTTCTAGATGCTTATTATCCAGGTAAGGAAGCGGAAGTAGATGTATTAACAGACGGTGAAGATATCTTAATACCAACTATTATTGAACACTTGGAGAAAGCAGGAGTACATTCTGGTGATAGTGCTGCACTTCTACCAGCACAGACGTTAACAGAGGATGAAAAAGCTAACATCATTGCATACACAAAACGTCTAGCACAAGGGCTTGATTTCAAAGGTATGATGAACATCCAATTTGTCATCTATAAGGACAACGTCTATGTGTTAGAAGTGAATCCACGTGCAAGCCGTACGGTTCCGATATTAAGTAAAGTAACGGGAGTTAACCTCGTTAAGTTAGGTACGAAGTTGCTTATACGTAAAAGGTTATCTGACATAACAGCTACAGTTGGACTTCTTCAAGATAATCCATTTATCACTGTAAAATATCCAGTCTTTTCTACTGTTAAACTAGCAGGGTTAGACCCTATTTTAGGACCAGAAATGAAATCAACTGGAGAAGGAATTGCGATTGCAGAGACAAAAGAAGAGGCATTCTATAAAGCATTTAATTGGAATGAACAAAAAAATATAGATAAGAAGACGACAATTTTTATTGATAGTGATGAAATAGAAAATGGATTTATACAGCTACAAAATCTTGTGAGCAAGCATGGTTTAGAAGTTTCAACGGATAGCTTTGAAAATTGGGTTAAGTCTGAATCAGCATTAGCATTAATTAGTTTATCTAAAGAAAAGACAGAGACTCAAATATCGAAACGACAGGAAGCTATCAAATATCGTTTACACGTATTTACAGAGTGGGAAACTGTTGAAGCGTTTCTATTAGGGAAACAGAAGCATGAATACGGTGTTAAAACGATTCAAGATTGGTTAACAAAAAAAACAACGAAGGAAGAAGTGATGAAATAA
- a CDS encoding carbamoyl phosphate synthase small subunit, with the protein MNGYLVLENDESFQGVWKGAVPETPIEGEVVFFTGMTGYQEVLTDPSFKGQIVVLTYPLIGNYGINDFDFESSEPQVTAVVICECSEQGYHYESKKTFSQYLQKWNIPVLSGVDTRAVVKRIREQGVMGGLLVKDIADVQFEHYQTIEEKNLIPQVSVTKAQTFGEGHFHVVLMDFGYKKSIVDSLVSVGCKVTIVPYNTTFQEVCQLNPDGVMFSNGPGDPKQMSFHLSEIKKMAQHYPTLAICLGHQLLSLAFGGETEKLKFGHRGSNQPVIDIDSRKVFMTSQNHTFVVQENSLENTNFTVRYRNVNDGSVEGMNHAKYPITSVQFHPEAHPGPVDSVSLFHEFVTSMQSVRREEVYA; encoded by the coding sequence ATGAACGGCTATCTAGTATTAGAAAATGATGAAAGTTTCCAAGGTGTTTGGAAAGGGGCAGTACCTGAGACACCAATCGAAGGAGAAGTTGTATTTTTTACTGGTATGACAGGATATCAGGAAGTTTTAACAGACCCATCTTTTAAAGGGCAAATTGTTGTATTAACTTATCCTTTAATTGGAAACTACGGAATAAATGACTTTGACTTTGAAAGTAGTGAACCTCAAGTTACAGCAGTTGTTATATGTGAATGTAGTGAACAAGGATATCACTATGAATCGAAAAAAACATTCAGTCAATATTTACAAAAGTGGAATATACCTGTTCTAAGTGGAGTTGATACACGAGCAGTTGTAAAGAGAATTCGAGAACAAGGGGTTATGGGAGGTTTGCTCGTTAAAGACATTGCAGATGTGCAATTTGAGCACTATCAAACAATTGAAGAAAAGAACCTTATCCCACAAGTGTCTGTAACAAAAGCACAAACATTTGGAGAAGGACATTTTCATGTCGTTCTAATGGACTTTGGTTATAAAAAGTCGATTGTTGATTCACTCGTATCTGTTGGTTGCAAAGTAACGATCGTACCTTACAATACGACTTTTCAAGAGGTATGTCAGCTAAATCCTGATGGAGTAATGTTTTCGAATGGACCAGGAGACCCGAAGCAAATGAGCTTTCATTTAAGTGAAATTAAAAAAATGGCACAACATTATCCTACATTAGCAATTTGTCTCGGGCATCAATTACTTTCACTAGCGTTTGGTGGTGAAACGGAAAAACTTAAGTTTGGTCATCGAGGTTCAAATCAGCCTGTTATCGACATAGATTCTCGTAAAGTCTTCATGACTTCACAAAATCACACGTTTGTTGTACAGGAAAACAGCTTAGAGAATACAAATTTCACTGTGCGTTATCGAAATGTAAATGATGGTTCTGTTGAAGGAATGAATCATGCGAAATATCCAATAACGAGTGTGCAATTTCACCCTGAAGCACATCCAGGCCCAGTTGATAGTGTTAGTTTATTTCATGAGTTTGTTACAAGTATGCAAAGTGTTAGGAGAGAAGAAGTTTATGCCTAA
- the argB gene encoding acetylglutamate kinase, whose translation MNETIVIKCGGSTLEQLSQPFFESVVELKNAGKQVVLVHGGGPEIKNLLTTLQIESSFVNGLRQTSTDVLDAVLMTLAGKVNKQLVSKLQRIGFNAFGCTGIDGAILKVTAKDKEKLGFVGEIADVNGTFLKDLLKLDMIPVLAPLGLDDDGQIYNINADSVAGAVANELKAKQLLFVTDVDGIMKEGQLIAALNESEVQNLIEDGTIYGGMIPKVEAALLSLTGTLNEVVIVNGKGANVMKNGDMIGTKITKVTEVV comes from the coding sequence ATGAACGAAACGATTGTCATAAAATGTGGTGGAAGTACGTTAGAACAACTAAGTCAACCATTTTTTGAAAGTGTCGTTGAATTAAAGAATGCAGGGAAGCAAGTGGTCCTTGTTCATGGTGGTGGTCCCGAAATTAAGAACCTGTTAACAACTCTTCAAATTGAGTCATCCTTTGTGAATGGACTTCGTCAGACATCAACTGATGTGTTAGATGCAGTGTTGATGACACTTGCAGGTAAAGTTAATAAGCAACTTGTTAGTAAGTTACAACGTATTGGCTTTAATGCATTCGGTTGCACGGGTATAGATGGAGCAATTCTAAAAGTTACTGCAAAAGATAAGGAGAAATTAGGGTTTGTTGGTGAGATTGCAGATGTAAATGGGACATTTCTAAAGGATTTATTAAAGTTAGATATGATTCCAGTGTTGGCGCCGCTCGGTCTAGATGATGACGGGCAAATTTATAATATTAATGCAGACTCAGTTGCTGGAGCAGTTGCAAATGAGCTTAAGGCGAAGCAATTATTGTTCGTTACAGATGTCGATGGCATTATGAAAGAAGGACAATTAATTGCAGCTCTTAACGAATCTGAAGTGCAAAACCTTATCGAAGATGGAACGATATATGGTGGTATGATTCCTAAGGTTGAAGCTGCACTATTATCTTTAACAGGTACTTTAAATGAAGTAGTTATTGTGAATGGGAAAGGTGCAAATGTTATGAAAAATGGAGATATGATTGGTACGAAGATTACAAAAGTAACGGAGGTAGTCTAA